A window from Schistocerca gregaria isolate iqSchGreg1 chromosome 8, iqSchGreg1.2, whole genome shotgun sequence encodes these proteins:
- the LOC126284704 gene encoding endocuticle structural glycoprotein ABD-4-like, producing MMKLVSLIVAALLAVAIAQRYNLSPADLRAVPIIAYNNVPHAAADGSYEYGYETGNGILAQEKGFVKNLGFVDQETQVAQGSYSYTGPDGVVYTVTYTADENGFQPQGAHLPTPPPIPAAIQRALDFIASQPPQPENAGRK from the exons GTCTCCCTGATCGTCGCTGCCCTGTTGGCGGTTGCCATCGCCCAGAGGTACAACTTGAGCCCTGCCGACCTGAGGGCCGTGCCCATAATCGCCTACAATAACGTCCCGCACGCAGCCGCCGACGGATCCTACGAATACGG ATACGAGACGGGCAACGGCATCTTGGCCCAGGAGAAGGGCTTCGTCAAGAACCTGGGCTTCGTCGACCAGGAGACCCAAGTGGCCCAGGGGTCGTACTCGTACACCGGCCCTGACGGCGTCGTCTACACCGTCACTTACACGGCCGACGAAAACGGCTTCCAGCCTCAGGGAGCCCACCTGCCCACTCCACCACCGATCCCAGCGGCGATCCAGCGCGCCCTCGACTTCATCGCCAGCCAACCGCCGCAGCCCGAGAACGCCGGCAGGAAGTAG